The proteins below come from a single Deinococcus malanensis genomic window:
- a CDS encoding transposase → MHAPILAQATAKPLAANVYVSGCPPLERFTRTTSRFPARRSGRSRWPGYGFVTAVSVLAETRGFHGLHSSRQLSAYAGIAP, encoded by the coding sequence GTGCACGCGCCGATCCTGGCCCAGGCTACGGCAAAGCCGCTGGCCGCGAACGTGTACGTCAGCGGCTGTCCGCCGCTTGAGCGGTTCACCCGGACCACCAGCCGCTTCCCGGCCCGGCGTTCAGGCCGTTCACGATGGCCCGGTTATGGTTTTGTCACCGCAGTGAGTGTGCTGGCCGAGACCCGAGGCTTTCACGGCTTGCATTCGAGCCGTCAACTTTCTGCGTACGCGGGCATTGCTCC